Proteins encoded together in one Cellulomonas gilvus ATCC 13127 window:
- a CDS encoding PHP domain-containing protein, with protein sequence MTDRGPRYAELHAHSAFSFLDGASQPEELAAEASRLGLEALAVTDHDGLYGVVRFAEAARRVGLPTVFGAELHLPAPTARRHGREPAPPPGPPVLDEPTGVPDPRSTHLLVLARGPDGYRALSRAIAEGHLRTGRKGAAEYDLEDLAATAAGQWLVLTGCRKGAVRRALAGGDPSGVQPVAPGGPQAAARELDRLVALFGRDNVAVELTAAGDAYDDDRSDALAALARDAGLPLVATTAAHHATPRDADLAAALAAVRARSSLDDLDGWLAPAGAHLRSADEMLARHRRYPQAVTAAADLAAQCAFDLSLVAPALPPYPVPDGHTEASWLRELVWQGALELYGPRERERVPGAYAQLEHELRVITELGFAGYFLVVYDLVAFCRRNGILAQGRGSAANSAVCYALRVTAVDAVAHGLLFERFLAPERDGPPDIDVDIESARREEVIQHVYATHGRTHAAQVANVISYRPRSAVRDAARALGYDVGQQDAWAKSIERWGSLRDAPTPSAASSSGSSSPSSGPSAPGRPARAHDGHAGPWPVTTARHERLAQRADMWGADPGRPVTPAPPARARKGQEVPGMATADGHDVVPVRLPPSADDEGEIPEHVIDLAERFLRLPRHLGIHSGGMVMCDRPVIEVCPVEWARMPGRTVLQWDKEDCADAGLVKFDLLGLGMLTALRIAFGFVGEHGGPALDLHALPQEDPLVYDLLSAADTVGVFQVESRAQMGTLPRLQPRRFYDIVIEVALIRPGPIQGNSVHPYIERAHGRQKVTYLHERLRPALERTLGVPLFQEQLMQMAIDAADFTPAEADQLRRAMGSKRSTERMLALKDRLLRGMAGHGISQEIGEQIFDKLKAFADFGFPESHAYSFAYLVYASAWLKVHHPAAFYAGLLAAQPMGFYSPQSLAADARRHGVEVLRPDVQRSRAQACVERTGPPPEGGEPRLVPQPSGTGPTPGPGVRTGRGAASSDASAAPSAGAGRSLAVRLGLVAVRGIGEELAQRLVDERTARGPFADQRDLVRRVQLTTAQLEALATAGALDGLGVTRREALWAAGALAQEGPQTLPGVSVGVQAPTLPGLSDVEVATADVWATGVSVDSYPTQFVRDGLDAAGVLRVEAAFRHEVGRRIAVAGVVTHRQRPGTAGGVTFLSLEDETGLLNVVCSPGLWQRFRRTARTSKALVVRGLLERQDGATNLVAEHLAPLSLRVRSSSRDFR encoded by the coding sequence ATGACTGACCGGGGCCCGCGGTACGCCGAGCTGCACGCGCATTCGGCGTTCAGCTTCCTCGACGGCGCGAGCCAGCCCGAGGAGCTCGCGGCGGAGGCGTCCCGCCTGGGCCTCGAGGCGCTCGCGGTCACCGACCACGACGGCCTGTACGGGGTGGTGCGGTTCGCCGAGGCCGCGCGGCGCGTGGGCCTGCCGACCGTGTTCGGGGCCGAGCTCCACCTGCCGGCGCCGACCGCGCGCCGGCACGGCCGGGAGCCGGCGCCGCCACCGGGCCCGCCCGTGCTCGACGAGCCCACCGGCGTGCCCGACCCGCGCTCGACGCACCTGCTGGTGCTGGCCCGGGGACCGGACGGCTACCGCGCGCTGTCGAGGGCGATCGCCGAGGGGCACCTGCGCACGGGGCGCAAGGGGGCCGCGGAGTACGACCTCGAGGACCTCGCGGCCACCGCGGCGGGTCAGTGGCTGGTGCTCACGGGGTGCCGCAAGGGCGCGGTCCGCCGCGCGCTGGCCGGCGGCGACCCGTCGGGCGTGCAGCCCGTCGCCCCCGGCGGCCCGCAGGCCGCGGCACGTGAGCTGGACCGGCTCGTCGCGCTGTTCGGGCGCGACAACGTCGCGGTCGAGCTGACCGCCGCGGGGGACGCGTACGACGACGACCGGTCCGACGCGCTCGCGGCCCTCGCCCGGGACGCGGGCCTGCCGCTCGTCGCGACGACCGCCGCGCACCACGCCACGCCGCGGGACGCCGACCTCGCGGCGGCGCTCGCGGCGGTGCGCGCCCGCTCGTCGCTCGACGACCTGGACGGCTGGCTGGCGCCCGCAGGTGCGCACCTGCGCTCGGCCGACGAGATGCTCGCGCGGCACCGCCGGTACCCGCAGGCCGTGACCGCCGCGGCGGACCTGGCGGCGCAGTGCGCGTTCGACCTGTCGCTGGTGGCGCCCGCGCTGCCGCCGTACCCGGTGCCGGACGGGCACACCGAGGCGTCCTGGCTGCGCGAGCTGGTGTGGCAGGGCGCGCTCGAGCTGTACGGGCCGCGCGAGCGTGAGCGCGTGCCCGGTGCGTACGCGCAGCTCGAGCACGAGCTGCGCGTCATCACCGAGCTCGGGTTCGCAGGCTACTTCCTGGTGGTCTACGACCTGGTCGCGTTCTGCCGCCGCAACGGCATCCTGGCGCAGGGCCGGGGATCGGCCGCGAACTCGGCGGTCTGCTACGCGCTGCGGGTGACCGCGGTGGACGCCGTGGCCCACGGGCTGCTGTTCGAGCGGTTCCTGGCCCCCGAGCGGGACGGGCCGCCGGACATCGACGTGGACATCGAGTCGGCGCGCCGTGAGGAGGTCATCCAGCACGTCTACGCCACGCACGGGCGCACGCACGCCGCGCAGGTGGCCAACGTGATCTCCTACCGGCCGCGTTCGGCGGTGCGTGACGCGGCGCGGGCCCTGGGGTACGACGTGGGGCAGCAGGACGCGTGGGCCAAGTCCATCGAGCGGTGGGGGAGCCTGCGCGACGCCCCGACGCCGTCGGCCGCGTCGTCGTCGGGCTCGTCGTCCCCGTCGTCCGGGCCGTCGGCACCGGGCCGGCCCGCACGCGCGCACGACGGTCACGCGGGTCCCTGGCCCGTGACCACCGCACGCCACGAGCGGCTGGCGCAGCGCGCGGACATGTGGGGCGCCGACCCGGGACGTCCCGTGACGCCCGCGCCGCCCGCACGGGCCCGCAAGGGGCAGGAGGTGCCGGGCATGGCCACCGCGGACGGGCACGACGTGGTGCCGGTCCGGCTGCCGCCGTCCGCGGACGACGAGGGCGAGATCCCGGAGCACGTGATCGACCTGGCCGAACGGTTCCTGCGCCTGCCGCGTCACCTGGGCATCCACTCGGGCGGCATGGTGATGTGCGACCGGCCGGTGATCGAGGTGTGCCCCGTGGAGTGGGCGCGCATGCCCGGGCGCACGGTGCTGCAGTGGGACAAGGAGGACTGCGCGGACGCCGGGCTGGTGAAGTTCGACCTGCTCGGGCTGGGCATGCTCACGGCGCTGCGGATCGCGTTCGGGTTCGTGGGCGAGCACGGCGGACCCGCCCTGGACCTGCACGCGCTGCCGCAGGAGGACCCGCTGGTCTACGACCTGCTGTCCGCGGCGGACACGGTCGGGGTGTTCCAGGTGGAGTCGCGCGCGCAGATGGGCACGCTGCCGCGCCTGCAGCCCCGGCGGTTCTACGACATCGTGATCGAGGTCGCGCTCATCCGGCCCGGCCCCATCCAGGGCAACTCGGTGCACCCGTACATCGAGCGCGCGCACGGCCGGCAGAAGGTGACGTACCTGCACGAGCGGCTCCGGCCCGCGCTCGAGCGCACGCTCGGCGTCCCGCTGTTCCAGGAGCAGCTCATGCAGATGGCCATCGACGCCGCGGACTTCACCCCAGCGGAGGCCGACCAGCTGCGCCGCGCGATGGGCTCCAAGCGCTCCACCGAACGCATGCTCGCGCTCAAGGACCGGCTGCTGCGCGGCATGGCCGGGCACGGCATCAGCCAGGAGATCGGCGAGCAGATCTTCGACAAGCTCAAGGCGTTCGCGGACTTCGGGTTCCCCGAGTCGCACGCGTACTCGTTCGCCTACCTGGTCTACGCGAGCGCGTGGCTCAAGGTGCACCACCCGGCGGCGTTCTACGCGGGCCTGCTCGCCGCGCAGCCCATGGGCTTCTACTCCCCGCAGAGCCTGGCCGCCGACGCACGCCGGCACGGGGTCGAGGTGCTGCGCCCGGACGTGCAGCGCTCGCGGGCCCAGGCGTGCGTCGAGCGGACCGGCCCGCCGCCCGAGGGGGGTGAGCCGCGGCTGGTCCCGCAGCCCAGCGGCACGGGTCCGACCCCGGGGCCGGGCGTCCGCACCGGTCGGGGCGCGGCCTCGTCGGACGCGTCCGCCGCACCGTCCGCCGGGGCGGGACGTTCGCTCGCGGTGCGGCTCGGGCTCGTCGCGGTCCGCGGCATCGGGGAGGAGCTCGCGCAGCGCCTGGTCGACGAGCGCACCGCGCGCGGGCCGTTCGCCGACCAGCGGGACCTGGTGCGGCGCGTGCAGCTGACCACGGCCCAGCTCGAGGCGCTCGCCACGGCCGGTGCGCTCGACGGGCTGGGCGTCACCCGGCGTGAGGCGCTGTGGGCCGCGGGCGCGCTCGCGCAGGAGGGGCCGCAGACCCTGCCGGGTGTGAGCGTCGGCGTGCAGGCCCCGACGCTCCCGGGCCTGAGCGACGTCGAGGTCGCGACCGCGGACGTGTGGGCCACCGGGGTCTCGGTGGACTCCTACCCGACGCAGTTCGTCCGCGACGGCCTGGACGCCGCGGGCGTGCTGCGCGTCGAGGCCGCATTCCGGCACGAGGTGGGGCGGCGCATCGCGGTCGCGGGCGTGGTCACGCACCGCCAGCGGCCGGGGACCGCGGGCGGGGTCACGTTCCTGTCGCTCGAGGACGAGACGGGGCTGCTCAACGTGGTGTGCTCACCCGGGCTGTGGCAACGGTTCCGGCGCACCGCCCGGACCAGCAAGGCGCTCGTCGTGCGGGGGCTGCTGGAACGTCAGGACGGGGCGACGAACCTG
- a CDS encoding DNA polymerase Y family protein yields the protein MSTRTTVLWVPDWPVVAASTAHEVPAHLPAAVLVGQRVTAANELARVEGVRRGMRRRQAQGCCPELVPLPADDARDVRLFEPVAAAAETVVAGVEVVRPGLLLLPAGGAARYHGSEDALAELLVEAVARGTGHECAVGTADGLLAAVVAARTGAAVPPGTSAAYLAGRPLTELGFAAVTDEAARQVDELVGLLGRLGLRTLGQLVALPAADVHARFGRLGAWAHLLARGDDERPPARRRPEADLEVSTELDPPVERVDTATFAGRRLAEDLHAMLLEQGLTCGRLEIAARTDEGADLVRTWRTDLGGWGGLTPARITDRIRWQLESWLTSTALTTARAHRLDARRSRVAGAVDPTSAASDAWLQPEHVPDDDVRAVTLVRLSVTALDVAPAGAEQGRLWGGPSGGDLRAHRALDRVQSIVGGGGLLTATLQGGRDVREQVHLQPWGEQVSAVRALDRPWPGRLPQPSPATVLPEPEPVDVRDDTGAPVLLDERAALSGTPAWVVWGPGRTRRARVVGWAGPWPLTGRWWTGTAPGDVQHGIAAHVQVTFDDEPAALLAAHGAADHAPTRWTCEARYD from the coding sequence ATGAGCACGCGCACCACCGTGCTGTGGGTGCCGGACTGGCCGGTGGTCGCGGCGAGCACCGCGCACGAGGTCCCCGCGCATCTGCCCGCGGCGGTGCTCGTGGGGCAGCGTGTGACCGCGGCCAACGAGCTCGCGCGCGTCGAGGGGGTGCGGCGCGGCATGCGACGGCGGCAGGCACAGGGCTGCTGCCCCGAGCTGGTGCCGCTGCCCGCCGACGACGCGCGTGACGTCCGGCTGTTCGAGCCCGTCGCGGCCGCGGCGGAGACGGTGGTCGCCGGTGTCGAGGTGGTCCGCCCTGGCCTGCTCCTGCTGCCCGCGGGCGGCGCGGCGCGGTACCACGGCTCGGAGGACGCGCTCGCGGAGCTGCTGGTCGAGGCCGTGGCGCGCGGCACGGGGCACGAGTGCGCGGTCGGCACGGCCGACGGGCTGCTCGCGGCGGTCGTCGCCGCCCGGACGGGTGCCGCCGTCCCGCCCGGCACGTCCGCGGCCTACCTGGCGGGGCGGCCGCTGACGGAGCTGGGCTTCGCCGCGGTCACCGACGAGGCGGCGCGGCAGGTCGACGAGCTCGTGGGGCTGCTGGGCCGCCTGGGGCTGCGCACGCTGGGGCAGCTCGTCGCGCTGCCCGCCGCCGACGTGCACGCGCGGTTCGGCCGGCTCGGCGCCTGGGCGCACCTGCTCGCGCGCGGGGACGACGAGCGCCCGCCCGCGCGCCGTCGGCCCGAGGCGGACCTGGAGGTGAGCACCGAGCTGGACCCGCCGGTCGAGCGCGTGGACACCGCGACGTTCGCCGGGCGGCGGCTCGCCGAGGACCTGCACGCGATGCTCCTGGAGCAGGGGCTGACGTGCGGCCGGCTGGAGATCGCGGCGCGCACCGACGAGGGCGCGGACCTGGTGCGGACGTGGCGCACGGACCTGGGCGGCTGGGGTGGCCTGACGCCGGCGCGCATCACCGACCGCATCCGCTGGCAGCTCGAGAGCTGGCTGACCAGCACGGCGCTCACCACCGCCCGCGCGCACCGGCTCGACGCGCGCCGCTCGCGGGTCGCGGGCGCCGTGGACCCGACGTCCGCGGCATCCGACGCGTGGCTGCAGCCCGAGCACGTGCCGGACGACGACGTGCGGGCCGTCACCCTGGTGCGACTGTCCGTCACGGCGCTGGACGTCGCCCCCGCGGGTGCCGAGCAGGGCAGGCTCTGGGGCGGGCCGTCGGGCGGGGACCTGCGTGCGCACCGCGCGTTGGACCGGGTGCAGAGCATCGTCGGGGGTGGCGGGCTGCTCACCGCGACGCTCCAGGGCGGGCGGGACGTGCGCGAGCAGGTGCACCTGCAGCCGTGGGGCGAGCAGGTGAGCGCGGTGCGCGCGCTCGACCGGCCCTGGCCGGGCCGGCTGCCGCAGCCGTCGCCCGCGACGGTCCTGCCCGAGCCCGAACCGGTGGACGTGCGCGACGACACGGGCGCACCCGTGCTCCTGGACGAGCGCGCCGCCCTGAGCGGGACCCCCGCCTGGGTGGTGTGGGGACCCGGGCGGACGCGCCGCGCGCGCGTGGTCGGCTGGGCGGGCCCGTGGCCGCTGACCGGACGCTGGTGGACGGGGACAGCGCCGGGAGACGTCCAGCACGGGATCGCCGCGCACGTGCAGGTCACGTTCGACGACGAGCCCGCGGCGCTCCTGGCCGCGCACGGTGCCGCGGACCACGCGCCGACGCGCTGGACGTGCGAGGCCCGCTATGACTGA